From a single Lentimicrobiaceae bacterium genomic region:
- a CDS encoding sensor histidine kinase, translating to MTGLFGICFFLLFPVNVFSDNYADSLQKEIKLKRGEAKFKVYNNLYDYYESNDQQKAYKVAMQQLDFGKKSKNKNWEGGAYANLGSLYLSRGMADSAGYYFTESYKKYTEAGNTDATMNQLCNISTACRLTFRFEEALAKLQKVLDYYTERKDDFRIAQTLANMGAIYNEMGNNNKHDEYMKKALEIQYRLPVDRSRGISLINLCLSFSSRKQYGDAFIYGKEAVDVFRQLKDPFFTGACLVRAGSAALGMNDDAVALKYAQEAYEISIQTSNDYLKAEALRLLADYYMKHSNFAKAREVAYEAYALADTSNKSDMIYHYDLLTTLSIHAGDKKNALKFYAAYVKLKNEAQEVEFRDKISEMEVKYESEKKELLINNLKNRQKLQWIAILSGSLVFLIVILLLMLRQKSIKQRRLLAEQKVKHLEQEKLTIATQSVLDGETAERSRLARDLHDGLGGMLSAVKLNLFDVKNGVMLDGDDVLKFNRVVSLLDESMQELRRVAHNMMPESLSRYGLKVALNDFCSHVPHLKFHFFGEESRLEPRLEVMIYRTIHELVNNALKHSSADVINVQLVQQRDSVTLTVQDNGKGFNPEIAGTGNGLTNIRNRAEMFRGTVDIVSAPGKGTEVSVSFMV from the coding sequence ATGACTGGACTGTTTGGGATTTGCTTTTTTCTTTTATTCCCGGTTAATGTTTTTTCAGACAATTATGCAGATTCTCTGCAGAAGGAGATTAAACTGAAAAGAGGAGAAGCTAAGTTCAAGGTGTATAATAACCTGTATGATTATTATGAAAGTAATGATCAGCAGAAAGCATATAAAGTAGCCATGCAACAGCTCGACTTTGGCAAAAAATCAAAAAACAAAAACTGGGAAGGTGGTGCATATGCAAATCTTGGCTCTTTGTATTTGTCAAGAGGGATGGCTGATAGTGCCGGTTATTATTTTACCGAGTCTTATAAAAAATACACAGAAGCAGGGAATACAGATGCCACCATGAATCAGTTATGTAATATAAGTACGGCCTGCAGGCTCACCTTCAGGTTTGAGGAGGCTTTGGCAAAGCTCCAGAAAGTGCTTGATTATTATACGGAGCGAAAGGATGATTTCAGGATTGCACAGACGCTGGCCAATATGGGTGCCATTTATAATGAAATGGGCAATAACAACAAGCATGATGAATACATGAAAAAGGCGCTTGAAATTCAGTACCGGCTTCCGGTTGACCGGTCGAGAGGAATCAGTCTCATCAACCTTTGCCTGAGCTTTTCGTCGCGCAAGCAATATGGCGATGCTTTTATTTATGGCAAAGAGGCTGTTGATGTTTTCAGGCAATTGAAAGACCCGTTTTTTACCGGAGCTTGCCTGGTGCGTGCCGGAAGTGCTGCCCTGGGAATGAACGATGATGCTGTAGCATTGAAATATGCTCAGGAAGCTTATGAAATAAGCATCCAAACCAGTAACGACTACCTTAAAGCGGAAGCCCTGCGCTTACTTGCTGATTATTATATGAAGCACAGTAACTTCGCAAAAGCCCGTGAAGTGGCTTATGAAGCATATGCACTTGCAGATACTTCAAATAAATCAGACATGATTTATCATTACGATTTGCTTACTACCTTAAGCATTCATGCCGGCGACAAAAAGAATGCGCTAAAGTTTTATGCAGCCTATGTAAAGCTAAAAAATGAAGCACAGGAGGTGGAGTTCAGGGATAAAATATCGGAAATGGAAGTTAAATATGAGAGTGAAAAGAAAGAACTCCTTATCAACAATCTGAAAAACAGGCAGAAATTGCAATGGATTGCTATTTTGTCAGGCAGTTTGGTTTTTCTGATTGTAATTTTGTTGCTGATGCTACGGCAAAAAAGTATAAAGCAACGCCGTTTACTGGCTGAGCAGAAGGTGAAACATCTTGAGCAGGAAAAGCTAACTATTGCCACACAATCGGTGCTTGATGGCGAAACGGCTGAGCGGAGCCGACTGGCCCGCGATTTGCACGATGGGCTGGGGGGAATGTTATCGGCTGTAAAACTTAATCTGTTTGATGTAAAAAACGGGGTGATGCTTGATGGAGATGATGTGCTTAAATTTAACAGGGTGGTAAGTTTGCTGGATGAATCAATGCAGGAGCTCAGGCGTGTTGCTCATAACATGATGCCGGAATCGCTGTCGCGATACGGGCTTAAGGTTGCCCTTAATGATTTTTGTAGCCATGTTCCCCATCTGAAATTTCATTTCTTTGGCGAGGAAAGCAGGCTGGAACCCCGGCTTGAAGTCATGATTTACCGCACCATTCATGAATTGGTAAACAATGCCCTGAAACACTCGTCAGCTGATGTGATTAATGTACAGTTGGTGCAGCAGCGTGATTCTGTAACCCTAACAGTTCAGGATAATGGCAAAGGTTTTAATCCTGAAATTGCAGGAACGGGAAACGGGCTGACTAATATCCGAAACCGGGCCGAAATGTTCAGAGGAACCGTGGACATTGTATCTGCGCCGGGTAAGGGAACTGAAGTAAGTGTGAGTTTTATGGTATAA
- a CDS encoding DUF5018 domain-containing protein has protein sequence MKKLSAIIAMFITVIMFTTSCTKEDDKPTLSSEKQISGIVFNQFTPAVVASIDQNNKTATASIPANSNITALVPTITVSNGATINPASGTVVDFTLPVIFTVTAEDGSTTAYTVSVTLEGGGMGSETLSGGMSANRTLVNRNDGIDYIIDGYFYIEGNALLTIEPGVKIAFTSVNSGISVGENAGLKMAGTAQNPIVLTGPVNNQNKGSWDGVSIYSARSDNQFEYVQFINGGSNSDWAVVVLYYNAKLKMNHCMMDGSLGSGVMTTDLSQKITSFDNNTIKNCDKYPLVISDLAQCSVLNETTQLTLNSKPVVWVNGLNMTEDFTLNKTTVPYAFENSFYLENNLTIGKGVQLLFSADCWINVINSGRIQVNGTAAEPVLFSKLNASASNWEGLYISNDKDNTLNYCTIEYAGSNSSFKCNIVLEYSSKLIMSNVTIDNSRYYGIGLHDDSMITHTNVTFSGNPSGNVYNFDTDEVSSGL, from the coding sequence ATGAAAAAATTATCTGCAATCATCGCCATGTTCATTACAGTGATCATGTTTACAACTTCCTGCACGAAAGAAGACGACAAACCTACCCTGAGCAGCGAAAAACAAATCTCAGGCATTGTATTCAATCAATTTACTCCAGCGGTGGTAGCAAGTATAGACCAGAATAACAAAACCGCCACTGCAAGCATTCCTGCAAACAGCAATATTACAGCTCTTGTTCCTACCATTACAGTTTCAAACGGCGCAACCATCAACCCGGCTTCAGGCACAGTGGTAGATTTTACATTGCCGGTAATATTTACCGTAACAGCTGAGGATGGCAGCACCACCGCATATACGGTTAGTGTTACCCTTGAAGGAGGAGGAATGGGCTCGGAAACCCTTAGCGGCGGAATGTCGGCAAACCGCACGCTTGTCAACCGAAACGATGGAATTGACTATATTATTGACGGATATTTTTACATAGAAGGCAATGCTCTGCTAACAATAGAGCCAGGCGTTAAAATAGCATTTACCAGTGTAAACAGCGGCATTAGTGTTGGTGAAAATGCCGGACTCAAAATGGCGGGAACAGCTCAAAATCCCATCGTACTCACCGGCCCTGTTAACAATCAGAACAAAGGTTCATGGGACGGGGTAAGTATATATTCAGCCCGCAGCGATAATCAATTTGAATATGTGCAGTTCATCAATGGCGGCAGCAACAGTGATTGGGCTGTAGTGGTTCTTTATTACAATGCAAAACTTAAAATGAACCATTGCATGATGGATGGTTCCCTGGGCAGTGGAGTCATGACCACAGACTTATCGCAAAAAATCACCAGTTTTGACAACAACACTATCAAAAATTGTGACAAATATCCGCTGGTAATCTCAGACCTGGCTCAATGCAGTGTTTTGAATGAAACAACCCAACTCACCCTTAATTCCAAACCTGTGGTTTGGGTAAACGGCCTGAACATGACAGAAGATTTCACATTGAATAAAACCACGGTACCCTATGCCTTTGAGAATAGTTTTTACCTGGAAAATAACCTGACCATTGGCAAAGGGGTGCAATTGCTATTCAGTGCCGACTGCTGGATAAATGTAATAAATTCAGGCAGAATTCAGGTGAATGGAACCGCTGCAGAGCCAGTGCTTTTCTCAAAACTAAACGCCAGTGCCTCTAACTGGGAAGGGCTATACATCTCCAACGATAAAGACAACACCCTTAATTATTGTACCATTGAATATGCTGGCTCAAACAGTTCATTTAAATGCAATATCGTACTTGAATATAGCTCCAAACTAATCATGAGCAATGTAACAATTGACAATTCGAGATATTACGGAATAGGGCTTCACGACGACAGCATGATAACACATACCAATGTTACTTTCTCGGGCAACCCTTCAGGTAACGTTTACAATTTTGACACAGACGAAGTAAGCAGTGGGTTATAG
- the rfbB gene encoding dTDP-glucose 4,6-dehydratase encodes MKTILITGGAGFIGSHVVRLFVHKYPDYKIVNLDKLTYAGNLANLTDIEKSPNYTFEKGDITDGGWIMQLFEKYRFEGVIHLAAESHVDRSISNPMEFIMTNIVGTVNLLNAARAIWKDSLADKRFYHISTDEVYGSLGDEGKFQETTPYDPRSPYSASKASSDHLVRAYFHTYHLPVVLSNCSNNYGPFQFPEKLVPLFINNIRNNKPLPVYGKGENVRDWLYVEDHAKAIDLIFHQGVEGETYNIGGNNEWQNIKLIQKLCEIMDRKLGRAEGESAKLITYVKDRAGHDLRYAIDATKIKNELGWEPSIKFTEGFEATVDWYLANESWMNNITSGDYQKYYEDQYENRS; translated from the coding sequence ATGAAAACCATCCTGATAACCGGTGGCGCAGGCTTTATTGGCTCGCATGTCGTAAGATTATTTGTCCATAAATATCCTGATTACAAAATTGTGAATCTTGATAAGTTGACCTATGCCGGTAATCTGGCAAACCTGACTGATATCGAAAAATCGCCTAATTATACTTTCGAAAAAGGTGATATTACCGATGGTGGCTGGATTATGCAATTGTTTGAAAAATATCGCTTTGAAGGTGTGATTCATCTGGCAGCTGAATCGCATGTCGACAGGTCAATCTCCAATCCGATGGAGTTTATTATGACGAATATTGTGGGTACGGTTAACCTGCTGAATGCAGCCCGGGCAATATGGAAAGACAGCCTGGCGGATAAGCGCTTTTATCATATTTCAACCGATGAAGTGTATGGCTCATTGGGTGATGAAGGCAAGTTTCAGGAGACCACACCTTACGATCCCAGGAGTCCCTACTCGGCCAGCAAAGCAAGCAGCGATCATCTGGTAAGAGCCTATTTTCATACTTATCACCTGCCGGTAGTGCTGTCTAATTGCTCAAATAATTACGGGCCTTTCCAGTTTCCCGAAAAGCTGGTGCCGCTGTTTATTAACAATATCCGAAATAATAAACCTCTTCCGGTTTATGGTAAGGGCGAAAATGTACGCGACTGGCTTTACGTGGAGGATCATGCCAAAGCAATTGATCTGATTTTTCATCAGGGAGTTGAAGGTGAAACCTATAACATTGGCGGAAATAATGAGTGGCAGAATATTAAACTCATTCAGAAGCTTTGTGAAATTATGGATCGCAAACTGGGCCGGGCCGAAGGAGAATCGGCCAAACTGATTACTTACGTAAAGGACCGCGCCGGTCACGACCTGCGTTATGCCATTGATGCCACCAAGATTAAAAATGAACTGGGGTGGGAGCCCTCCATTAAATTTACTGAAGGTTTTGAAGCTACTGTTGATTGGTATCTGGCCAATGAATCATGGATGAACAATATTACATCAGGCGACTACCAGAAATATTATGAGGATCAGTATGAGAACAGGAGTTAA
- the galE gene encoding UDP-glucose 4-epimerase GalE, whose product MKILVTGGTGYIGSHTVVELQNQGFEVVIIDNLSNSQADVVDRIAEITGVKPEFHQFDLVDREQTAAFFKSHTDLDGIIHFAAYKAVGESMAEPLKYYRNNIDSLINILQGMKDNGLKNLVFSSSCTVYGQPDELPVKETSPVKEAWSPYGNTKQMSEQIIRFAIDAYDLKTIALRYFNPIGAHESALIGELPLGVPNNLVPFITQTAIGLRQSLSVFGSDYNTPDGTAVRDYIHVVDLAKAHVVAVNRMISLKGKSDFEIFNLGTGNGFSVLEVIHSFEKVSGVKLNYKIVGRRPGDVEQVWADTSFANAELGWKALKSLDEMMSSAWKWEQKLASK is encoded by the coding sequence ATGAAGATTTTAGTTACCGGAGGTACAGGATACATTGGCTCTCATACAGTTGTTGAACTGCAGAACCAGGGTTTTGAAGTTGTGATTATCGATAATTTGTCAAATTCACAGGCCGATGTGGTTGACCGGATTGCCGAAATTACAGGTGTTAAACCTGAGTTTCATCAGTTCGACCTGGTTGATCGCGAACAAACTGCCGCATTTTTTAAATCTCATACTGATTTGGATGGGATTATTCATTTTGCAGCCTATAAAGCGGTCGGAGAATCAATGGCTGAGCCGCTCAAATATTATCGCAATAATATCGACTCTCTCATAAATATTTTGCAGGGCATGAAAGATAACGGATTGAAAAATCTGGTTTTTTCTTCTTCCTGCACGGTTTATGGTCAGCCAGATGAACTTCCTGTAAAGGAAACATCACCCGTGAAGGAGGCCTGGTCGCCTTATGGCAATACCAAACAAATGTCGGAGCAGATAATTCGTTTTGCGATCGATGCATATGACTTGAAAACCATTGCTTTACGTTATTTCAACCCGATAGGGGCCCATGAGTCGGCCCTGATTGGTGAACTGCCGCTTGGCGTTCCCAATAACCTGGTTCCGTTTATTACGCAAACAGCAATTGGATTGCGGCAGTCGCTTAGTGTTTTTGGTTCTGATTATAATACACCTGATGGCACCGCTGTTCGCGATTATATTCATGTGGTTGATTTGGCTAAAGCTCATGTGGTGGCAGTCAACCGGATGATTAGCCTGAAAGGTAAATCGGATTTTGAAATTTTTAATCTGGGAACAGGTAACGGATTCAGCGTACTTGAAGTGATTCATTCATTCGAAAAAGTAAGTGGTGTGAAGCTGAATTATAAAATAGTCGGTCGCAGGCCGGGTGATGTGGAACAGGTGTGGGCCGACACCTCTTTTGCCAATGCCGAACTTGGCTGGAAAGCACTTAAAAGCCTCGACGAAATGATGAGCTCTGCCTGGAAATGGGAGCAAAAACTCGCAAGTAAATAA
- a CDS encoding N-acetyltransferase: MENNFFRHETAFIDEGCEIGNGTKIWHFSHIMNNCKIGENCNLGQNVVVSPGVVLGNNVKVQNNVSIYTGVICEDDVFLGPSMVFTNVTNPRSAVVRRGQYAQTIVRRGASIGANATIVCGHDIGEFAFIGAGAVVTRTVPAYALVLGNPARQVGWMSEYGHRLNFDESGIAVCPESHQRYSLSGGSVRKVLL; the protein is encoded by the coding sequence ATGGAAAATAATTTTTTCAGGCACGAAACTGCCTTTATTGATGAGGGTTGCGAAATAGGCAATGGCACAAAAATCTGGCATTTTTCTCATATTATGAATAATTGTAAAATAGGTGAAAACTGTAATTTGGGGCAAAATGTGGTAGTGTCGCCGGGTGTTGTTTTGGGCAATAATGTTAAAGTTCAGAACAATGTTTCCATCTACACCGGCGTTATTTGTGAAGATGACGTTTTTTTAGGACCATCCATGGTCTTTACCAATGTTACAAATCCGAGGAGCGCCGTAGTGCGCCGAGGACAATATGCTCAGACAATTGTCAGGCGTGGTGCTTCAATTGGCGCGAATGCTACCATTGTTTGTGGACACGATATAGGTGAATTTGCTTTTATCGGGGCAGGAGCCGTGGTAACCCGTACAGTACCTGCCTATGCGCTTGTGCTGGGAAATCCGGCCCGACAGGTTGGCTGGATGAGCGAATATGGTCACCGCCTGAATTTCGATGAGTCGGGAATTGCTGTTTGCCCGGAAAGTCATCAGAGATACAGCCTTTCAGGAGGCAGTGTCAGAAAAGTTTTATTATAA